GCCGCCCGCACCACCGGCCCGACCGCCGCCGACGCCGGTGAGGGCGGGCAGGCGCTGGTCGACTCCCCCGACGCCCAGCGCGCTCCGCGATTCACCCTTGACGGGGCGCGGGTGGGGCAGCGTCGGCCGATCCTGCCCGCATGGCTGCGTTCGCGTGCCGAGCTGCACGACGTGATGCGGTGGACGGTGGGGCACCTGCTGCACACCAGCGGCTACCACCTGGTGCGGGTGCCGAAGTACCTCGGCAAGCTGGCGTGGCGTGCCCCGGTCGGCGCGGGCCGGCTGCTGACCGCAGCGGCGCGGTGGTTGTTCGATTGGGAGGGCGAGTCGTTGCGGCAGGCCACCGCCCGCCGGGACGCCGCCGAGGACTACTTGAAGTTGTCCCGCCAGCGTGACCGGCGGGTCCGGTGGCGGGGCATCGTCGCCACCCTCACCACCGCGCTCACCCTCACCGGCGGTACCGCGATGCTGTGGGCACCCACCTGGGCGCAGTGGACCGTCCCGGCCCTGCTGGCCACCCTGTGCGGGATGTTCGGGCAGCCCGCCGACCGGCCGCTGTTGGATACGGCGGTGGTGGTGCCCCGGGTCGCGCGGTTGACCTCGGACGTGGTGGTGCGCGCCCTGGTCGTGCTGGGCATCGCGGGTATCAATCAGGCGATCGCGAAGCAGGGCGCCCGCGCGATCGGGTTCACCGCGCCGATCGTGCGCGACGGTCCTGGGTGGCGGGCCGATGTCGACCTGCCGCCCGGGGTGACGGCCGGGGACGTGATCGAACGCCGTGACCGGCTCGCCGCCGGCCTCACCCGCCCCCTGGGCTGTGTGTGGCCCGAGGGCATGCCCGAGGTGCACCCGGGTCGGCTGATGCTGTGGGTCGGTGATCAGGACATGGCCACCGCCCGCCAGCCCGCCTGGCCCCTCGCGAAGGCTGGTGGTTTCGACCTGTCCCGACCGGTGCCGTTCGGCACCGACCCGCGCGGCCGGATCGTGGCCTTCGACCTGCCCTACACCAACGTCCTGATCGGGTCGATTCCCGGCTACGGCAAGACCGCCGCGATTCAGGTGCCGATGCTCGCCGCCGCCCTGGACCCGCACACCGAGCTGTGGTGCTTCGAGTTCAAGGGAACTGGCGGACTCGACCCCCTCGCCAAGGTCGCGACCCGGTACGCCTCCGGCGCCGACGACGACACCGCCGAACAGGGCCTCGAAGCGCTGCGCGAGCTGCGCAAGGAGTGCCAACGCCGCGCCGCCGTCATCAAGGGCCTACCGAAGGCGGTGTGCCCGGACAACAAGGTCACCCCCGAACTCGCCCGCCGTAAGAACCTCGGTCTGCGCTGGCTGGTCGCGGCGTTCGACGAGATCCAGGAGCTGTTCAGCCATCCGGAGTTCGGCAAGGAAGCCGGGGAACTGGCGGAGAAGGTCATCAAGTTGGGTCGCGCCCTGGGCGTGATCCTGCTGTTCGCCACCCAACGCCCCGACGCGAAGAGCCTGCCGACCGGGGTCAGCGCGAACGTGGGTACCCGGTTCTGCCTGCGCGTCATGGGCCAGTTGGAGAACGACATGGTCCTTGGCACCAGTGCCTACAAGAACGGGGTCCGGGCGACCATGTTCACCCGCAAGGACAAGGGCGTCGGCTACCTGGTCGGCGCGGCCGACGACGCGCAGATCGTCCGCACGTTCTACGTCGACGGCCCGACCGCCGAACGGATCACCGACCGCGCCCGCGCGTTGCGGGAGCAGGCCGGGACGCTCACCGGCCACGCCGCCGGGCAGGAGACGGTCACCCCGGCCGCCCGCCGGGACACCCTCCTTGACGACATCCTCACCGTCGTACCGGCCGGTGAGGCGAAGGTGTGGACGGAGATCCTCACCGAACGGCTCGCCGATCTCCGGCCGGACGTCTACGGCGACCTGACCCGCGACCAGTTGACGGCCGCGTTGAAGCCGTACGGGATCACCACCGGGCAGGTCTGGGGCACCGACCCGACCACCGGGCGGGGAGCGAACCGGCGCGGCATCGACCGCACGCACGTCGCTGACACGGTGGCCGAACGTAACCGACAGCGGCGGGACAAAGCGGCGTAAGCCGGACGGCGGCAGGTGGCTAGGTCTAGCGGTGGCCCCCGCTAGACCTAGCACCCCCGCTAGCAACCCATCCCAATCCTGGCCAGCGCCCTAACCCCTAGCGGCGCTCCCCTCACCGCGCCCTCGATCCGGTCTGTGGAGGCATCCCGTGACCCCCATCGTTCTGCTCGCTAGCCTCGCCGCCCTCATCTACGCAGCGTCATACGCGATCGTCTGTGCCGTGTCCCCGTGGGGGCGTTGCCGGCGCTGCCACGGACGCCGATCCCACCGCACGGCCATCGGTACCCGCCGGGACTGCCCCCGCTGCGGCGGCACCGGCATCCGCGTCCGCGTCGGCCGCCGCCTCGCCGAGCATGTCCGCGCCCAGTACCGGGACGGCGCCCGATGACCGCCCGGCGCATCCAACGCCGCCGCACGGCTGGTTGGCGGATGCCCGAGGGCGCGGTCTACGTCGGCCGTCCCGGCCGCTGGGGCAACCCCTTCCGGGGTGACACCCCCGCCAGCCGCGCCGGCGCGGTACGGCTGTTCCGGCTGTGGGTCGCGCGGCACCCCGACTACGCCGACGCCGTCCGCGCGGAACTGGCCGGCAAGACCCTCGCCTGCTGGTGCCCGCTCGACAAGCCCTGCCACGCCGACGTCCTGGTCGACATCGCCAACCAGGCGACACCATGACCCGCCGGCATGCTGGCCGCGACGGACACACCGACTGGTGCGCCCGGGACCACCGCTGCAACCTCACCGAACACCGGTCGACGGAAATCCTGGTCGACCTTCCCGGCCACGCCCGCGCCGTCCTCACCCGCGTCCGCACCGCGACCGGCCGGGATCACGCCGAGATCCGGCTCCGCGTCGCCCTGGCCGTCACCGAACCGGCCGCCCGCCGACAACTGGCCGGCCTACTCACCGACGTCCGCCGCACCGTCACCCGCGCCGCTCTCGCTCGGCGGCCCCGGCCCGAACGCTGACCCCGCCCCCGCCGACACACCACGGAGGCATCCATGCCCGAACACGACCTGCTCACCGCCGCTCTCGCCCACGCCGCACGCGGCTGGCACGTCTTCCCGCTCCGCCGCGACGACAAGCGACCCGCGTTCCCCGACCACGCCGCCGACCGGTGCGCCGGCCACGACCCGCGCTGCCACGCCGCCGGCCGGCACCTCGGCTGGGAAGACCGCGCCACCTGCGACCCGGCCCGCATCCGCCGGGCCTGGTCGCACCGGCCCTACGGCATCGGCATCGCGTGCGGCCCGTCCCGGCTGCTGGTGGTCGACCTGGACGTGATGAACCACCCCGACGACACCCCACCCCCCGCCTGGGCCAACGCCACCGACGGCGTCGACGTCCTCGCCGCCCTCGCCGACCGCCACGGCGGCAGCATCGAACCCACGTACACCGTGACCACCGGGCGGGGCGGAAGCCACCTCTACTACCAGCACCCCACCAGCGGGCCGAAACTGCGCAACACCACCGGGGACCGGGGCGGACTCGGCTGGAAGGTCGACACCCGCGCCCACGGCGGCTACGTCGTCGCCGCCGGCAGCACCGTCAACAACCGGCCCTACGAGGTGGCGCTGGACTGCGACCCCGCCCCGCTACCCGGATGGCTGGCCGGCCTGCTCACCCCCACGCCCCGACCCACCCGACCACCGGTTGCCGTTGCGGCGCCCGCCATCCGGCGCGGCCGATACGTCGCCGCCGCGATCCGCCACCAGGTCGCCCACCTCACCGCCGCCCCCGACGGCCAACGCAACCACGCCCTGTTCACCTCCGCCGTCGCCCTCGGCCAGCTCGCCGCCGGAGGCGCGCTCACCGACGACGACGTGACCGCCGCCCTCGAACCCGCCGCCCTAGCGATCGGCCTACCGCCGGGCGAGATCGCGCGCACCATCGCGTCCGGTCTGCGCACCGGGGCACGCAACCCGCGCACCATCAGGAAGGCAGCATGAGCACCCGCCTACAGATCGGCACCGGACCCGAAACCATCCGCGTCCTCAAAACCGCCCTGGTCGACGGGCTGCTACCGGACACCTACGTGTCGGCCGGGGCGTTGGTGCACATGGAAGCGGTGTCCGGTGGCCTCACCACCGCCGCCGACGACGACTCCCCGCTGCCCGTCGCGGCGAGCATGGTCACCCCGGCCGGGCTGGCCGGGCTGCTCGCCGAACACGCCTACGTCTACCGGCTCAAGACCCGCAAGGACGACGCCGGAAACCCTGAACCGTACGAGGAAGAGACCACCCCACCCCGGGACATCCTCTCGTCCGTGCTGGCCGGGAAGACGTGGCAGGGCGTGCCACCGCTACGCGGCATCATCGGCGCACCCGTGCTGCGCCGCGACGGCACCCTGTTACAGCGCCCCGGCTACGACCCCACCACCGGCCTCTACCTCGCCAGCAAGGTCGCCCTGCCCCCGGTGCCCGACGAACCCACCCCGGAGCAGGTAGCCGACGCGCGGACCTTTCTGCTCGACCGGTTCCTGCGCGACTTCCCCTGGGCGTCCGCCGCCGATCGGGCGAACTACGTGGCGCTGTTGGCGACGCCGATCCTGCGGCACTTCACCCGCTCCCTCACCCCGTTCGCCCTGATCGACGCGACCATGCCGTCCTCGGGTAAAACGATCCTGACCGCCGGGCCGGGGATGCTCTACGGGCAACGCGTCATGACCTGGGCGTACTCGGATGAGGAGTTGCGGAAGTCCATCACCGCGGTCCTCGCCGAACAGGTCGGCGTCGTCATCTGGGACAACCTCGCCGAAGGCACCGTCATCGACTCCGCCGTCCTCGCGCAGCTGGTCACCAGCGGCGTGTGGTCCGACCGACAGCTAGGGGCGTCCCGCAACGTCGCCACCGTCAACGACCGCCTATGGATGGCCACCGGCAACAACCTCCAAGTCGGCGGAGACATGGCCTCCCGCACCGTCCGCGTACGCCTCGACCCGGACATGCCCCGGCCGGAGCTGCGCGACCAACGCGGGTTCGGCATCCCGCACCTTGACCAGTGGATCACCGACCCCACCAACCAACTGACCGTGCTGTGGCACCTCCTGGTCCTGGTGCTCGACTGGACCCGGCAGGGAGCGCCACGGGTGTCCGGGTTGTCGATGCGGCAGTTCACACCGTGGGCGCAAGCCCTCGGCGGGTTCCTCGCCCACCATGGCATCGACGGGTTCCTCACCAACGCCGCCGACGTCCGCGAGATCGACGAAGACGAAACGCGCTGGCGCGCGTTCCTCACCACCTGGCGCGACCGCCACGGTGGGCGGGCTCTGACCGCCGCTGAACTCCGCAAAGACGCCGAACCGGTCATGCTCGGCAGCACTGAACATGACCCGTGGGACGGGCAATTCATCACCACCCACAACGGCCGGCTACCTAACCCCCTGCAACTCGGCCGACTCCTCACCGGGCAGGCCGGACGGTGGCGCGGTGACCACGTCATCCGGGCCGGCAAGAACGACCGGGGCGACCGGTCCGTGTTCTGGGTCGAGCACCACCAGGGATGAAACCCGCTGAACCATCTCCGCATCTCCGCAACGCCGCACCAACCCGCCACCACCAGCGCAAACAATCTGCGGAGATCAGAACCTAGAGGATCATCGATCTCCGCATCTCCGCAGACTTTGCGGAGATCAGACCCCCTCTGCGGAGATCACCCCTCCGACTCTCCGCCTATCTCCGCAAGCATTCGCGCAGCTCACAGCCATGTTTGCGGAGATGCGGAGATGCGGAGATGGTTCAGCCCTCCCGCGCACAGCACGCACCGACCACCGCCACTGACCGACGCAGCACGCCCGCTGAGAGCCACACAGACAG
The sequence above is a segment of the Micromonospora sp. WMMD882 genome. Coding sequences within it:
- a CDS encoding FtsK/SpoIIIE domain-containing protein, whose translation is MTSPRDEFDWQAAEADVNTTGGPDAHVVDLDAARAARTTGPTAADAGEGGQALVDSPDAQRAPRFTLDGARVGQRRPILPAWLRSRAELHDVMRWTVGHLLHTSGYHLVRVPKYLGKLAWRAPVGAGRLLTAAARWLFDWEGESLRQATARRDAAEDYLKLSRQRDRRVRWRGIVATLTTALTLTGGTAMLWAPTWAQWTVPALLATLCGMFGQPADRPLLDTAVVVPRVARLTSDVVVRALVVLGIAGINQAIAKQGARAIGFTAPIVRDGPGWRADVDLPPGVTAGDVIERRDRLAAGLTRPLGCVWPEGMPEVHPGRLMLWVGDQDMATARQPAWPLAKAGGFDLSRPVPFGTDPRGRIVAFDLPYTNVLIGSIPGYGKTAAIQVPMLAAALDPHTELWCFEFKGTGGLDPLAKVATRYASGADDDTAEQGLEALRELRKECQRRAAVIKGLPKAVCPDNKVTPELARRKNLGLRWLVAAFDEIQELFSHPEFGKEAGELAEKVIKLGRALGVILLFATQRPDAKSLPTGVSANVGTRFCLRVMGQLENDMVLGTSAYKNGVRATMFTRKDKGVGYLVGAADDAQIVRTFYVDGPTAERITDRARALREQAGTLTGHAAGQETVTPAARRDTLLDDILTVVPAGEAKVWTEILTERLADLRPDVYGDLTRDQLTAALKPYGITTGQVWGTDPTTGRGANRRGIDRTHVADTVAERNRQRRDKAA
- a CDS encoding DUF4326 domain-containing protein — its product is MTARRIQRRRTAGWRMPEGAVYVGRPGRWGNPFRGDTPASRAGAVRLFRLWVARHPDYADAVRAELAGKTLACWCPLDKPCHADVLVDIANQATP
- a CDS encoding bifunctional DNA primase/polymerase, which gives rise to MPEHDLLTAALAHAARGWHVFPLRRDDKRPAFPDHAADRCAGHDPRCHAAGRHLGWEDRATCDPARIRRAWSHRPYGIGIACGPSRLLVVDLDVMNHPDDTPPPAWANATDGVDVLAALADRHGGSIEPTYTVTTGRGGSHLYYQHPTSGPKLRNTTGDRGGLGWKVDTRAHGGYVVAAGSTVNNRPYEVALDCDPAPLPGWLAGLLTPTPRPTRPPVAVAAPAIRRGRYVAAAIRHQVAHLTAAPDGQRNHALFTSAVALGQLAAGGALTDDDVTAALEPAALAIGLPPGEIARTIASGLRTGARNPRTIRKAA